The proteins below are encoded in one region of Hordeum vulgare subsp. vulgare chromosome 3H, MorexV3_pseudomolecules_assembly, whole genome shotgun sequence:
- the LOC123439335 gene encoding probable tRNA-splicing endonuclease subunit Sen2, giving the protein MDKSGRPRWKKGKDGKDLAALAAAQPMSAIVAKLQASLKGSKLAATLSSGAGDAILGVNPQQAALLSRAAFGRALENAGAGRHWFQLGAEELFYLLHALNCIAVVESASKDNPMSQGELWDRLCSASESFPETYRAYSHLRSKNWVVRSGLQYGADFVAYRHHPALVHSEFAVVVVPEGLGLGGRRGRLNVWSDLLCALRASGSVAKTLLVLTISGDVRELRSPDCLEQLVVHERTVARWIAQQCREQRCEPCGEDEAYKEEQDHAGGTVVFNCWGVMLGFAALSGLLVYKLRFRQ; this is encoded by the coding sequence ATGGACAAGTCTGGTCGTCCAAGATGGAAGAAGGGCAAAGACGGCAAGGACTTGGCAGCTCTGGCGGCAGCCCAGCCCATGTCAGCCATCGTCGCCAAGCTCCAGGCTTCACTGAAAGGATCAAAGCTCGCGGCAACTCTGTCTAGCGGGGCCGGGGATGCGATCCTCGGCGTGAACCCGCAGCAAGCCGCGCTTCTGAGCCGCGCCGCCTTCGGCCGGGCGCTGGAAAACGCCGGAGCCGGGAGACACTGGTTCCAGCTGGGCGCCGAGGAGCTCTTCTACCTTCTCCATGCCTTGAACTGCATCGCGGTGGTTGAGTCGGCGAGCAAAGATAATCCAATGAGCCAAGGGGAGCTGTGGGATCGCTTGTGCTCCGCGTCAGAGTCATTCCCTGAGACGTACAGGGCCTACTCGCATCTCAGGTCCAAGAACTGGGTGGTGCGGTCAGGCTTGCAGTATGGCGCAGATTTCGTCGCTTACCGTCATCACCCAGCGCTCGTCCACTCGGAGTTTGCCGTGGTTGTGGTTCCGGAAGGGTTGGGGCTCGGCGGTCGGCGCGGCCGCCTGAATGTGTGGTCTGATCTGCTGTGCGCACTCCGAGCTTCTGGCAGCGTGGCCAAGACGCTGCTGGTGCTGACGATCTCCGGCGATGTCCGTGAGCTGAGATCCCCAGATTGTTTGGAACAGCTGGTTGTTCATGAAAGAACTGTTGCGAGGTGGATTGCCCAGCAGTGCCGTGAGCAGCGATGTGAACCGTGCGGAGAAGACGAAGCATATAAGGAAGAACAAGATCATGCCGGAGGAACTGTAGTTTTCAACTGTTGGGGTGTAATGCTAGGCTTCGCAGCTCTTTCTGGCTTACTTGTATACAAGCTGAGATTCCGACAATAA